The Miscanthus floridulus cultivar M001 chromosome 6, ASM1932011v1, whole genome shotgun sequence genomic interval TTTAACAAACCCACAATTTTGTAAGCAATAAGTTTTGGCGATTTGATTAGCTTTTTGTTAAACACCCAATCATTCCTAGTCTTCCAAATACACCAGACAATACTAGCAATCAAACAAAGAGCTACACTCTTAGATCTCTCAATCTCTCCCGCATAGAGCATATCCTGAAACTTGGTCAGAGAAGTAGGTCTCTGAGCCCATCTCAAGCTAATACCAACCCAAACCCAAATAACCTGAGTGATGTTGCAGTTAAAGAAAAGATGATCTCTAGTTTCTAAACAACCACAGTACTTGCAAAATTCTGAATGTTTGCTCTTCCTAATTTTCAACTGCTCCCCTGTTTGGACCCTGTCATGCCGGAGCATCCATAAGAAAACTTTAATTTTCAAAGGCAGCTTCACCTCCCAGATATCCTTCATTCTAGAATCCACCTCTCCAGGATTAACCATTAGCCTATACAGAGATTTACTAGTGTACTTCCCTGAAGCTTCCGAAGCCCAAATGAGCTCATCTCTAGTATCTGTAATCTGTACTTTCTCCAGAACCTCTTGAACAGTAGGGGCTAATCTGCAAATGCGCGAAACGTCATACAATTTCCAGCTCAGACGACAGAGTTGTACGCAACGGCTACAACCAAAATAGGCAGTTAGTAACTGGCATTAAGTGCTGGAGATAAAAAAGAATGAAATAAACAGTGCAGAGTACACAATACTCTACCTGGATCGCAATTAATTTTTCTGCAATTCTCCAGCCTCTTCCTCAAGGGCGCCGCCAGAGCAAGTCATCTGAGAATTATCTGCTGCAGCAGAAGCTGTGAGCAGCCGCCGATTCAGGGGGTCGTCGTCGTGCTTTTCGCTGCCTGTGCTTGTAGCTATTCGGTGGCCGGTGTTGACGTGAGTTGTGAAGATTTTCTCTCGGCGGCGGTGGTGTCGCAATCCAATCCAGCGCGCTCGCAGCCTCAGCCTCAGGTATACACTTGTTTGCCCAGCCCCACTCAACCCCCCTCTATCATCATCAATCTTCATCCTTCAGTTTTTGGTTCCGTACGTTTAGCTTTCGGCATCTCGGTTTTCTACTTTTCTCTAAGAAGCCCACGGCGCCGGCACGACGGTCGTGTGAGACTCGTGAGTCGCTGCAACAAACTGAGGAGGTATCTCGCTCTCTTGTCCCATAGCTTATTTCGTCATCTATCCAGTTCATGAATTTTGAAGCATTGATGAAGCGCACGGATCCTGCTGGTACTCCAGGAATGAAGGTGTCGGGGAATTCTCCGCTGGCCGGTGCGGCGGACGAGTCGGGGCTGGAGCCGTGGCGCGAGCTCTTCCGCGGTCGCGACATCTACGACGTGATCGGAAAAGCCATCCTCGTCGCTGCCACCGACTCGCCGCAGGAGTTCCGGCGCCGCCGTGACGGCATCGTGGAGCAGATATACACCGCGCCGACCGTGCCGATTCCGCAGGGAAGGGCTGCAGGCGAGCTGAGCGGCAGAGCACTGGAGGTGTCGGATAAGGGAAGCAAAGTGGCGAGCTGCACGGTCGCGCCTGCGGAGGAGCCTGAGGATAACAACGACAAGAAAAAGGGCATCGCCGCTGCCCAGCACGCAAATGGCAACGGTGACAACGCCGACGACGCTGACTACGGTGCGGCAGGGATGGAGTGGCTGAAGTCTCTCGCTGATCAGATGGACGCAGAAACCCAGGAGGTCAATGAGGTTCTACGGATCAAGGACATCCTCCTGAATCACCATGAGCAGGTAGCAAACTGGAAGAATACAAACTATTAAATCATAACCCTAGCTTGTCGATCTGAATCATGGCTGCATTAATTTGTTGTATTTACCTTAGAATGGTTTTCTGTCATTGTTGTAGTCAGCTGACAACTTGTTCGATTCACTGAGGAGGCTACAGCTGATGCAGCTCACTGCGGATAAAATCAAGGTACGTATATATAGGGATGAAACTCACAAGCTGCATGCCTTGGAATCGatgttttaaatagccggcttTAGCTTCTGGGAAGACTGGGGCTAAGCTAATCTAGGTTTAGAGTTAAACACTTTTTTGCCGCTATTAGATGGATTTAGCACACTAAATACGCTAAATTGCATCCCATTTAGCCCACTAATCAGGCGGGGGAACCAAACATATGGCTACCGAACTAGTTGAGCAAAGATAATCTTGTATGAGAACTAGTGTGTTTGTGATATGTATCGTGTATGAACTGATGTGTTTGCGAGACTATCACTTGCTATTTGGTATTTATAATATCTAGTTCGTCTTTTAGGTTTATATATGTGTAAAATTCCCTAATAATGTTTAACGTGTTTTTTGTTCAGCCACTAAATTGGTTTAACCGGGCCGTTGTAGTCTTTTTAGCCCCTGGAAAAACTAGTCACTAAAGATCATAGCCGGCTATTTAGAATATTTTTGAACCATTTCTGAACAAAAAAACATGTAAATATTAGAAAATTTTACATATACAAACCTAAAAGATGAACTAGATATTATAAATTAAACACCAACTAATAAGTGGTAGTCTCATAAACATATCAATTCATTCATGATACATAGCACAAACACATAAGTTCATACACAATTATCTTTTTCTCAACTAGGTTCCCCCGGCCTAATTAGCGGGCTAAATGGGATGCTATTTAGCTGATTTAGCATGCTAAATTGAGTTAGTAGCGGCAAAAAGTGTTTAGCTCTAAATGTGGATTAGCTTAGCCCCAGTCTTCCCAAAGACTAAATCAGGCTATAGCCGGCTATATCTAAAACATTGAACTAGTCGCTAAAGATTATAGCCAGCTATTTAGAACATTGTTTGGAATACATACAGTATAGAGAGTGCACATGTTCATGCATTCGCTATATCTGCACGACAATTTGTATTGTTGTTGCTAGCTATAGTTGGTTCCTAGGTGTTCCAGTGTGTGTGGATGATACATGATTCTTGGGTCTTGCAGATTACAGAAATTGGAGGTGCAATTGCGGCAGTGAGCAAGCACAAGTCACATAAAATCAGGATGCTTGTGCACGAAATCGTCAAGTAAGATCATCGCCTCAACTGATTTTAAgtgttaaacatgcttgtttccTTCTGTCTATTAACCCCCGTCGACCCCTTGGAAAAGATTTTTCTAACGCGACCATCGACATATAGTTTAAATCATCATCATTGCTCATTAGCATTCCATTATTTGAAATAATGTGTTGGAACACTTGTTTTTTGTTAAACCCTCCCTTGCTCCCCTGTTTTTTTCCCGAACCCAGATACACCCCATTCCCATTAGTATGGAAATCGATACAGAGCCAGAGTTTAGAGTAGCAGAAGACACAGTACCAAAAGCACCTGAATAAAGTGAGAGCCAACACTCCAGGCAGAATAAAGCTAAAGATCTATAACCACTTCCATTACAGCAAGCAAACAGCACCAAAACAGTGTGTATCCCAATAACCACAGAATATCAACTCCATCTGCAGCTAGCACCTCTGTTGTTATTAGCCTGATGATCTTCCTCATTGTCATCAACTTGGTTCTTCCACAGAGGTTATGCGCAGCTGCTGCCTCTTCGGGGCTGCAAGCATCATGCGAATGGTGATGAACAGCAAGATTATGTTGACGCCCTCGGCCACCTTTTCCTTCATGCCGTTCTTGAAGAGACCTACAAAAATTTAAGAAGCGAACAAGCTTTTATAGTCACCTCAATAGGACTGTTGATGAGCTTTTATCAAAGCACATTCTGTTGAGGCAATTCCAAATTGACCATCGTATTGCAGAAGTTAGCAAGACATGCATCCAAAAATCATGAGGAAGCTGTCGCGGACAGGTGGCACTGGACCCCGACTACAAAGGCCGAAGTCATGATCGGTAGAGGGGCAAGGTTTTTCCTCTCTGCGCCTATGTTGGAGAGTAGAAGAAGATATGATAGAGACTAATTTCTTTCTTGTTTAATTCCTAGTCGCGGAGGCAGATTACATAGCCCTGTGGACAAACAACAATTCTCCTAAATCATAGGCATAACACATGCCTTCCCTAACATACTTAAACTAGGCCCACCTGGGCGTGGTGACCATGCCTACGGTGCGCCCTGGCCTTCCCATTCTATGATCGGCAGGAGAATGTttcccccacatgacatctccccCCTGTGGAGCAGCTCATCCACGAGCTGGAAGGATGGATGCTGCTCCATGAAGGTGTCTTCCCAAGTAGCAGACACCAGCAGTTCACCCTACCATTCGGGTGAGCACCTGGCAGACACCTCGCAACATGCATGTGCACTGCAAACATAGGATCCATAATGGCAGCGCCATATAGTGCATGGCTAGAAGAGGCGGGGGCATGTTCGGAGGCATCCAGATGAATTTCTTGAGGAGGCCAACATGGAAGACGTTGTGCAAATGCGCCTTGGGATGCAGGGTGAGCCAAACAGTGACATTGTTTATGATCACCTCAATGCGCTATGACCCATAGAAGCAGGGTTTGTAGCATGCCAATAGTCGAGTCCTCTAGAGAGGTCGAGGCCTGGTGGCAAACACAAAGCCACATCCAATCCTCGACGAGGTACTAGACCTCACGGTGGTGCTTGTCCTAGTCATTCTTGTAGACCTCCTCGACCTGCTCGAGCCAGTAGGGGATGACCTCCAACAGCTCATCGAGGTCTACCATGTTCTTAGCCACTATAATGACCCGAGTCTCACCTGGTTCGTAGGAGCGGATCGAGGGAGGTTCTAGGCCATAGATGACCTTCAATGGAGTGTCATGTAGAGAGGACTAGAAGGTCGTGTTGTAGATGTACTCATCCCAAGGTAGCCAAGGCAACCACTGATAGACAATATATCCCCTGTTAAGCATCGGAGGTACATGGTGATGATTTTGTTTGTTGCCTCAGCCTGACCATCCAACTGTGGGTGGTAGGAGGTGGTCATGTGGAGCTTGGTGCCACATAGCCGCATCAGTTCATGGTAGAATGTGGAGGTAAACACCAAAGTCTTGGTCCGACACCAGGGACTGTGTGATGCCATCGAGGCACACGACGTCACTAAAGAATGCCTAGCCATTGTTTACGGGTGGGCGAGCAGGATGAAGTGGCTATACTTGCTGAAGAGGTTGACCACCATAAGGATCACCGACTTTCCACCCACTCATGGAAGAGCTTCAATAAAATCCAGGCCAATGTTTGCCCAAACCACTTGCGGAATAAGAAATGGCATTAGGAGCCCCACGGAGCAACTGTCAATCAAATCCTGGACCACATTACGATGGTTAGGCATGTGGAAGTCCCAGTGAAGCTAGTGGAGACTGTGTTGTATGCCCTCATGGCCATCATCATGGATAGAGGACATTAGCTCATGCAGGAGGAGCGACGTTGGCATGATGTAGAGCATGGTGTCGAAGGCGACTAGGCTATCAACAAAGGACTATGGCCTTGGCCCACTATCTAGCTAGAATTTCATCTTGGAGGGCCACCATAGCATGGTCCGTGGCCTGATATTGATGGAGATAGTCTAGGAAGTCAAACCGATGTGACAAAATGGCTAGGACAGCAACCACCTCCATGTCGTCAACCACTTGGTGTTGTCCGGTTTATACTCCATGGTGAAATTGAACCCTAGGAGCTTGCCCACCCAATGGTGCTAGGGAATGGTTGTGAGACACTAGTCCAATAAATATTTGAGGTTGAAATGATGTGTCCTCACCAGAAAATGTGGCATCCCCAAAAATAAGGCCTATAATGCTGAATGGCCTACATCAGGCCAATCAACTCCCATTCATATGCTGCCAGGGAGCAATGCGGGGCACCACCAGTCGACTAAAGAAGGTGATGGGGTGCTTTTCTTGCATCAACACCACGCCAAATCCATGGCCTGAAGCGTCGCTATCGACGACTAACTATTGTGTGAAGTCTGGCGACACCAACACTGATATCGTGGCGAGTGTCATCTTTAGTGCCTAGAACGTTGTTgtagcctcctctagccataGGAACCTATCCTTATGGAGTAGGGCTATGAGTGTTGCGGTGATGGTACCGTAGCCCCACATGAACTTGCGGGTAGTATCCCATAAGGCCGAGGAAGGCACGAATAGCGCATGCCGAGCGGGTAGGGGCCAGTCTAGAATGGTCTACACCTTAGCTAGATCCATGTCCACACTAGCCTCCGAAATGATGTGGCTCAAGTATGAGATGGAGTCCACCCCGAAGGTGCACTTGGACCACTTGATGAAGAGTTTGTGCTGCTAGAAGGTGGTGAGCCCTGTGCACCTGTGGCAGAGGTGATCAGCCCATGAGCTACTAAAAATCAGAATGTCATAAAGAAACTAGCATGAACTGGCTGAGGAATGGGCGTAGCACATCATTCATGAGCACCTAAAATTTTTTCCAAGGCATTGCACAACCCAAATGGCATGATGAGGAACTCATATATGCCGTTGTGTGTCTATAAGGTCGTCTAGGACATGTCATCTGGGTTGATGCAGACTTGGTAGTGGCCAAAGTAGAGGGCATGCTTGGTGAAGAACCAAGCATTGTGTAGTTCGTCGAGGGTTTCATCGACCAACGGAATAGGAAAACCTTCTTGACCATGATGGCATTGGGGCCTTTGTAGTCAGGCAAAAGCTCCATGAGCCATCATCCTTCTTCGCCAACAGAATCGGCGAAGAGAAGGTGGGGGAGCTACGCTCGATCAAGCCCTAGTCCAGCATGGTAGTGCACTAGCATTCCCGCTCATTCTTGTGTGTGGACGTGTAGTGATAGGGAGGGATGACCACAGGCATTGGGCCTAGTATAAGGTTGAAGATGTGATCCAGGGATCTAGGCAGCGGTAACCCATGAGGCTAGATGAAGAGGGCGGCAACATCAGTGAGGAGAGCCTCCAGGAGGTTGGGGCCAGAGCAGGAATGAAGACTAGGGCTCACCGATCCCGCCATGCCATGCTAGTAGACTTGGTGATTTCTACACCAGGATGACATTGTGAGGGCTCTGAAGTCCCACAAAATGGGCCCAAGGGTCACGAGCCATTAAGTGCCCAACACTGCATCGTAACCGGCTAGAGGAATGAAAAAAAGAAGTCCACTTGGAATAATGCCACCCCATGGATGGAGAAGGGTGCTCATCGAAACACGCCTAGACAGGGGACACACTCGTTGTTGGCCACCGTGACCAACATGTCTCCTCGACAGCATAGCTAGAGATTAGTGCGTGTTGTAGCCTCCTCGAATATGAGGTTGTGCGGCATAGAGCCGGAGTTGAGGAGGGCGTGGAGGGTGGCGTCGCCCAACTAGATTCACACTTGCATGCTATTGCTGGTACAGACACCGGTCATCACGTGCAGCGGGATTTTGGTGCTCCGTGTCGACTGGGTTAGTCTCCTCCTGGTCATCCAAGTCATCGATGTCACCCAACTCTAATAGAAATAAGAGCAGTCACACCTTTTTTTGGCTGCAAACAAACTTGTCATTGTAGTTGTAGCACAGGCCAAGGCGACGATGCTCCTTAGTCATCATGAACAGACACTTCATCTAGTGGCCCTCCATGGACACCACTATGGGCACGCGGCCAAGGGATGTAGGTGGCTATTGTGGAGTGAGTAGAGGCATTGGCTGATGCACGTGCCAGTGGCACTACTATGTGGTCACAAAGCTCCAACTTGTGCACCAAGCTCATGGTGACGGCAAGCATCTGGGGTTTGTGAATAATGATGCCTAGGCTGAGCAGTAGCTAGAGGCCTATAGTGAAGAGTTGGACCTTCTGAGCCTCTGTGCCCGAGGAAGGAGGCTCTCGAATCAGCCTTGGAAATCATCCAACATGCTTGTCCACTTGCACGCCACGAGTTCGCCCAATGGGTTGGAATGCAGGAGGGTGAATAGCAGGTTGAGGAGCTCTGCAACATGGTGCCATGGCGGTGTGCCCTCATCCTGTTGCACTTGGATGTACCACATTTGGGCGACGTCCTCGAGATTGTACGAGGCCATCCACACCTTCTCCTTCTCGACAATGCATTGTTGATGGAAGTACAACTCACACTTATTGATGAATGGAAGCGGATCGCCTTTGCCATCATACTAGGGAAAATACATCTTATGGAAACATGGTAGCCGGTTAGTGTGGCGCTCGTTGGAGTGGGTGCAGCTGCCAAAAGATGTAGACGAGAACTGCATTGGTTGTTGTTGTTCTAAGCGGTGGATCGCATTGGCATTGGTGTTGATGGACATCTAAAGGGCGTGGACGTCGTTGATGAGGGCGATGATCAGGGCCTTGAGATCGTCCCCATCAGTGCTCGACATGGTGGAGGTGCCAACAACGGAAGTAGATGGTGACGCTAGAGTAGTGGGAAGCGATGACAGGGTCGACCTAGGTTGTGATACCAAGAGGTCAAAAATCGGTGGCACTAGACCCCCGACTTTGAAGCCCGTAGTCGTGATCGGTAGAGGGGCGAGGTTTGTCACCTCTACTCCCTATATATGTTAGCAGATGAAGACAGGATATAGACTAATTTCTTTCTTGTTTAATTCACAGTCATGTAGGCAGATTACATAGCCCCTTGAGTGACCAACAATTCTCCAAAATCATAGGCGTAACACATGCCTTCCCTAACAGACCTAAACCAGGCCCACCTCGGTGTGGTAATTAACCATGCCTATGGCACGTCGTGGCCTTCCCAGCCCATGATCAACAGGAGTAATGTCTCTGAAATAGGACAGAAGCCATTTCTTCAACCATATCCAGCATTTCTGGATAGAATCTGGAACACAATTTGCTCCAATGATGCATGCAATTAGCTCCTATTTGGACCTAGCAATTTTGCACTTCAAAAATAAATTACAAGAAGTTTCGTTCTCGTTGCAAGCTTCCGCTTTCTCTAATCATGTTACCCTTAGTAAGAATTGCATCATTCTCTAACAGGCACATGGAGTTTTTTTTGAGGGATTTTAGGTTTCTAGATATTTTTAAAGGATTGCCCATAATTTGTTTTAGTTAATTGGTCATAGGCAAATTTGACAATAGACACTCCAGTTCTTGTCCATCTCAACCTTATAACATCATCAGATATCGGCAATGTTCTGGAGGGCATGATATTGAACTTTATTCCATTGCTCCCTAAGAGAAGGTGGGACCACCTTCTAAATTCAAGGCTACCATTTACATGTCTAAACCTGAACACTGATATTTTTCATTACAAAGCTCAAATAGAACAGGGTACTGATGACGGGGGGAACTTTCCCTTGCCAAGCATCAAGCCAAATAGGTCCTTTCCATTATAGACTTGGAATTTCTTCAGATTCTTGTAAATATGCCTAATTTTGAGTAAATCTGTCCATATTGGAGAATCATCATGTCTATGCCTGATTTGCCCAATGCACAAATCTTTGATATAATTAGCATGAGCACGGTCCTGCCAGATGCCCTACTCATTTTCTAATTTCTACCAGCATTTACTTACTAAGCTAATATTCATTTTCCTCAAATTTTTAATTCGCCTAGACCTCCTTTCTTGGTACTTTTGCATATTTAGTCCATTTGACAAGATGATATTTCTTCTTATTAGCTAGTGCTCCCCCATCATTACCAAAAAAATGATCTTCTCAGTTTATCAATCTTATCAATGATGGTCTGGAGTAAGAGAAATATAGACATTTGATATATAGCAGAATTATTCAAACTGGATTTAATCAGAACACCTCTCCAAGCCATTGTTAGGGAACTACCATGCCATACATCTAATCTTTTGGCAGATTTCTCATAGACGTGTAGCTAGTCAATGATGTGGAGTCCGTTGGGACTTATAGGAACCCTTTGTGGGGAACAGACCTACTTGACAATTAAACATCTCAGTATATGTGTTTACTTTTCACTATCACCATTAATCATCAGGACCTCACATTTAGAGAAGTTAATCTTCGGCCAAAAAGCATTACATATATATACAGCAAAAATTTCATGTTTCTAGCCATGTCTATGTCATCTTTGATGCACAAAATTATCATCTGCATAGGGCAGAATAGCCGCACCCCATTGTCAACCAGGTTCCCAAACAGACCCTCAACAAGGTCATTTTCCTAGGCATTCAACACCATTCTAGTCAAGACATCAACAACAAAACTGAAAAGGATTGGGGGATCCGAAAAGGGTCATCCTGTGTAACTCCTTTGTGGTTAGAAAAGTAGGGGCCGGTCTTATTATTAATCTTGACACAGATTGTGCCATTTTTCACCACTTGTTCAATCCACATGCACCATTTTGAGGAAAAACCCCTAAGTCTTAGAACTCCATACAACAAGTTTCAATTGACCTTGTCATAAGCTTTGTCAAAGTCACAACTACAAAAACAGCATTGAAGACAGGTCTAAAACTATTTTCACTACTGGTTTTGCCCTTTGGCGGGTGAAAGTGGGCGATGATAACGAACTTCATCACCATCagttttaaaccggcagtgaaaaTGACGATCACCACGGGCCCAACCGACTGTGATAatcagaaaaaacaaaaaaatacagTTGCCCATTGACTGAGCACACTTCCTTCCCACCGACGCTGCCATGCTATCCACACCACAGTAGTGTAGTTGTTTCTCTCGCCGTTGCCTTCTAGATGAGCATCACCATCTCCTCTCTTGAGCCCATCCCCATCTATCCATCTCCTCACTGGCCTACCGCCTCCTCGTGCCACACCACCCGCCATCACCGCTAACAGAactgagagagggagaggagggggattGATAGAGGAGATGGAGCACACCTCCAAGCTAGGGGGGATCACGCGACATGGTCCAAGCGCCGTGCTAGGGGTGCACACCATTGGGGCATTGTCGTCATTATAGATGGCCAAACGGGCTGCCTAGCTTGGCCCAGCACTGGCCCAGCCAAGGCAAGGCCCAATGGTGGTCGGGCCGGCATGGCATGGTTGGTTCATTGGGCCATGCCGTGCCCGCCCATGGGTGGCTAGTACGGCCCAAGAACAGCCCTAAAAGCCATGGGCCTTGTCGGGCTGGCCCATCAGCCCAGTGAGCCCAGCGTGGTCGAACCGGCCCAACAACATTCATAGAACAGAAATCAAATGTAATTCATTATTTCGCACTTCAAACATAGAAAAAATTGAATCCAATCGCATGCCTGGGGGCTAGCGCCACTGCCCGCGCGAGGCCAGGGGCGCGCACTACCACCCACGCTAGGCCATGGAGGGTCAGCCGCCACTCACGCTAGTGGAGTAGGTGGCAAGAGGGTTGAGGATGTCATGGAGGCTGGCTAGGGGATTATATGTTGTGGGTTGAGATGTCAAGCTAATGGCTGGGCCGACCTTTTTGTCAGGCCTAGCCGGGCCAGCACGTTGGAGAATGGACCTTCAATCTGGTTAGGCTGGCATTGGCCCGATGGCCATCGGCCATGCCATGCTTGGGCCAGGCCAAAATCCTATGCCATGGGCCAAGCTGTTGGGCTGTGGGCCTTTTGGCCAACTATAGCCACCATGGGCCAATGCATCGGGGGCCATGCCTGCGCGCTGCACCTAGGCACCACAAGCAGGGGCTTGTGCACCGTGCCAGGGCGCCATCGCCACTATGGGCATATGCATGGGGTTGCCACCACAGGTTGCCGCATGTCGAGGGCTCATGTGCCATGCTAACTAGGGCGATGCTAGGGCcgtgagccgcaccatgtagGGGAGCCACTGTTATCACCACTAGTTTTGGGCTTCAGTAGTGAAGAAAGTGGGTAGTGGCGCTCATCTTCATCACTATTGCCTTCCAGTCAGCAATCAAATTgattagaaaaaataaaaaatacaagGTTGCGCCCACTAGTCATGCCTGTTGGCCAGTCCCTCATCCGTACATGCGCCGCCACAACCTCGCTGGTGCCCTCGGCCATCTGTGTCCTCGCGCTGTCCGCGTTGTCAACCGCCGGGTGGGAGCGAGGCTGCCACACCATCGCTTGCCACCACGACACATCACAGATCCACGTCGGCGGTGAGCCCACTACCTGTCCAACATGAAGATCCACTATTCGAGTAGATCTCCCACCCCACCTCACCTCCAATGTCATAAGGCCCGCCCCCACTGCCGCCCTAAGGCGCACGTTGAGGCTTGCCGCCCCACAATAAGGTCTACCACTCCAACTTGGCGTAGATCCGCAGTCCGCGTAGATCCACCGCCTTGCCTCCACCACCGTAAGGCTTACCACGCCGGCATTGAGGCTTGTTGCCCCATGCTAAGGTTCGCTACTCTGTCTTGGCCCTATGTTAAGGCTCGCCATGTCGAGCACTAGCGCGCATGCGCCGGAGTGACGCCTCGTGGGGCGGCCATCGTGCTGGACCTGTTGCATCTGGGGTGAGGCACCGCACCGAGGCCCACTGCATCGGGGGAGGGGTGCTGCGTCGGGAGGGGTGGGGCGCTACACCGGGGCTGGCTATCGTCTAAGGGGTGAGGCGTCGTGTGTGGGATTGAAGGAAGAGAGAGGGATGGAGAGGGAGCCCGGGAGGAGAAGAGGATAAGACAAAGAGTTTGGTGCTGTTGGACAAGTAGAATTAAGTCCCGTGAATTAGAAATTTCAGGTCCGGGGAGATGTTTTCACCACCGGCTCTTCACACGAACCGGCTCTGAAAATCTTTTTTATTGCCGGTTCCATTACGAAGTGGCAGTGAAGCCAATTTTCACCACTAGTTCCATTATGAACCGGCGTAAATATTATCACCAACGGTTTCCAAAAACCAGCAGTGAAATGCCACTGGTGAAAATAGTTTGTGCTGGATATACTCACATTCAATTTGCCAGCATGGAAGCCCTCAGACATTTTCAACGATTTCATTTTTAACATAATTTCCCAGCAAGACTCATAAAACTCATTCGGAATTGAATCAAGGCCAGCAGCCTTATTATTAGTTTCTGTTTGGAAAAGAGCATGTTTAATTTCCTCCTCAGAAAAAGCTTTACATAGAGTAGAGTTGTCCTCCGTGAACAACTTTTACACTCCATCCCAAAGAGACTGTTGGAGAGGAAGAATACTAGCAGGGCCAGAACTAAAAAGTTGTTTGTACTACAAAGTGGAATGATCTAAGAGGTTTTCATCACCTTCAGTTACATTCTCCTCGTCTTGGAAATACAATATACTGTTTTGTATCTTCCTCCCAAGTCCCATATGCAATTCTATTAAAATTTTGGATTATTGTCTCTCTTGAGAAGCCAAGTCTCACGGGATCTCTTATAATAAACCAATAAAGCTCTTCATCTTCAAGGATTTGTAGAAGCTCTGCCCGGGCCTCAGCCTTTCTCTTTAACTGATTATCATTAAGGTTACTCATCTCCTCCAATTGCTCCAACTC includes:
- the LOC136460510 gene encoding probable mediator of RNA polymerase II transcription subunit 26b; amino-acid sequence: MKRTDPAGTPGMKVSGNSPLAGAADESGLEPWRELFRGRDIYDVIGKAILVAATDSPQEFRRRRDGIVEQIYTAPTVPIPQGRAAGELSGRALEVSDKGSKVASCTVAPAEEPEDNNDKKKGIAAAQHANGNGDNADDADYGAAGMEWLKSLADQMDAETQEVNEVLRIKDILLNHHEQSADNLFDSLRRLQLMQLTADKIKITEIGGAIAAVSKHKSHKIRMLVHEIVK